The Takifugu rubripes chromosome 16, fTakRub1.2, whole genome shotgun sequence genome contains the following window.
CATTAAACACATTTATGTGGGCCTGTGTAGTGAATATGACCCAATGCCCTCCCGGATTGTCATCCTGAAAATAATTACGTGTCATCAATATTTTAATCAGAAGGGGCGGATGGGATTGGCACCACAGCTCATGAGCTTAGTGTCCCGTTTCCACAGCTGTTGCCAAGGCATGACGCAACACTCTCAGATAAAGGCAACTGGAGTACGGAGCAACctgtgctcgtgctgttgttttggttttagcCAGTTGATAACAGCTGgctaaaaaaaagacttaatgTACTTTGGAATGCTGAGGTCTGCACAGATGCCATAGAAAGTTTGAGATTACTATTTaatcacaataaaaaaataagggGCAATCACGGCGaaatatatgtgtatgtgtgtaatgTGGAAGAGCGACCACCAGGGGCCACTAAAGACATACTGTAGATAATATTTCTACAGTTATCTTCTGCAGTCCTAGTAAACGCAGAAACTGATTGATGTTCTCATGGGCAAACGCACGTCCTAGATAAACTCTATCCCTTTTATGTTCAACTACCTTTGCAATAACTGCATCATAACTGTAATCTCCTGACCCAGAGCCCTCACACAtacacgcaacacacacacaggagctacTCTGGATGACAATTGTTATCTGGAATACGACAGACCAGACTAAGATCTGATGCCAAAATTTGGGACCGAGACAAAGAAAAGGTTTTATAATTTCAAAGGACTCACCTGTCCTCGCTCTTGAAGACAAACTTCCTCAACTTGAGGTCACGGAGGACAAGTCCGTTGTCGTGGCAGTGCGCCACAGCCGAGGCTATCTGATAGAAGAGTCTGGCAGCTTCGTCCTCCCGCAATTTCTTGCTGGTGCGGACAAAAGAGTGCATGTCTCCATAGCTCCTCTCGAAGAACACGTACGCCCGAGTATCCCCGAGCAGGATTTCCAGGATTTGGTTAATGTGCTGGTGCTGGCCCAGGGCAAAGTAGGCCGCCAGTGACTCCTGGTATCGGCCGACGTCAAAGACCTGCAATTTTAAAAGAGAAATCCTTTCAAATCTACATTACAGGCATCTAAAGGGCAAACagaaaagatcacggattgagTATTCAGTCAGTCCCATGTGAGAGATTAAGGGACCTGAGATGCTAAACTTGTGTTTACCCTGATGACAGATGGAGGGCTGTTGCACAGAGGTAAAAGGATTGCAGTAGCGCTAACGGTATGGTGTTGTACTGCAGCCTCAGGGTTGCAGTGTCTCTTGTTTCCATAGTaacaccccaccaccaccacttatCAACTGACTCGCAGCACAACCAATTCAGGTGTGAGGGCAGCTCTGCCTGCACGTCGATAACGAACTACAGCCCTTAACTCGCGGGATCGAAGCGCCACCGGGGCAGCCGTGCAGGAAGGTTCAATCCGGGAACTTGAGGATTGATTGTTCCTGTATTAAAAGTGGCACAAACCAGATGGGGTCAACAGGGGCGGGCGGCTCATAAACTGCAGAGCACCCATCGTGTCTTATAACTGTGATGAAAAAGGTGCACGTGACTGGATGTCGACCCCTAAGAGCCTGCCGGTGCATGCAATTATTGTCTCTTTTATCAAACCACTCCAAGCTTAGTTCAAGCTGGAATGTAGTCTGGTTTAACCCCTCTGACCTTCTAATCATATGAAAGCCAATATGAGTTATACCCGCTAAGAATCAAGACTGTCTCACTACTGAGAATCACCTCAGTAGTGTGATCTGTAGTGTGAGGattccagaaaaaaaaaccataaaatGTAGCTCAAACTGCagcaaattttaaaaacaaaaaccaaaaaaaaaaggctacaGATGCACGTTGAAGCTCTGGATAAGCAATAATAGTGCACGAGTGGTTACTCACTCCTTTGTCACCCTTACATCATGCAACCTAAAACCATGCAGCTCGCCTCATTCACTTTTTCCATTAGGCTGCCGGGGCAGCTCTATTAACAATTCAGGCAACTGTTCAAGCGCCGAGCCGACCGGTGCGAGTGCACGGGGATGTGCACGTAAAAAATAGAGAAATCCAGAAAACCTGCAAAAGTTGCACGGTGCGAAATGCAgattttgggggtgggggtgggggcacgTAGGGGGTTTCTCACTGACCTTACATACGAGCTCTTCCCCGCTATGCAGGTGGGCGGCCCTGAAAACGTGGTCTCCTTCCAGTGGTTCCAACAAAAGGTAGTCCCCGATGCGGGAGATGCAGTGCGACGAGTCCGGGGTCTCCGGCGGGCTGGGGGACCCGAGGTTTGGGCTGAAACTCTGGCTCGACTCTGTAGTCCTCAAGCAAGACAATTCTTCGAAGTCGTGCGATTTGTGCCGCGATCTCCCATAACGTGAAATGTTAATAGGAGTTGACCTCTGTAAGTTCATGAGGAATAAGTGCGATAACTCCACACGATCGGGGGCCTTCCTCCGCCTGGTTCCGCTCCTCGATCCGCGCACAAATTCGGTGTCAACACGGTGCACGACTGATCTACAGAGACTTTAGGGACTGttcaataaaaagaagaaaattgtGGAGGCTGTGGTCTACCTGCAGCGTGTTGTTCAAAAGTGTGCGAGACTTTGGGGATTCTTTTCTGACTGAGTTCAGCGACTCATTTGCCCCCTTTGTTTCCCATCAAAGAGATTCGGCGCTGGGATCAAGAAAAATGGCACAAATGCAACTCGGGCTCCACCGAAAAGCATCAACGCCGACAGAATGCGGTTTCTTTCCGTCTCCCGGTGCAGGCAGCGACGTCAGAACTGCAAGAAGGAGCAGCAAAAGTCGGCTTTTCAATGAATGAACGGCTCCGGACGAAGCCGCAGCTTGTTTGCTAGCTTATCTCACCGGTTATGACACGTTTCATTAAACGGAAACAATCTGTCGGCCACCGCTCGGAGGCGAATGGGGGCAGGCTGCACAAAGGAAATATacatgtatatttaaaaaaaaaacgagttTTAAGGGCTCGGCGGCACTGCAGAATGTCGACCAAATCTAGACAAAATGATGGTTAGCAGGTGCAGGGCTATCTAGTTAGCTTCGTTGGCTAACTGGTACCAGTTCAGTGCACGGCCTTGTTCCCAGCGATCATATCCGTGCACGGCGACTGTCATCGACCACATAAGGAGAAAATCCCattcggggggtggggggtggagagaaaaaaaactgccGTGGCTCAGGCTCTTTGTGCGCGGAAGCCGACGTCCTCCTCTGATTCTCCTGCAGCCCAATGGAAGAAAAAGCGTCGCGCCTCTGGTGTGATTCGCTGTTGGAAGAAGGAAGGGACGGCCGGCTGACTTTCCCAGGCCTACCCCTCGGTTTCAGCAGGACATCCTCTCCGTAGTGCTGCCGCTGTGCTTCTTACGTGGCCGGGGGAATCTAGTCCATTCAGTGCGGAGGGGAGGCCAgcggagctgcacacacactgctctCACTGCGCCTGTACAGAACCACAGGGTTGCCTGGCTgataggggaggggaggggaggggagggaagggggggcttCTTACTGCacgcacacatacgcacacacacatacacgcacacgcatgcatgaGCCAGAGCGGCGACCCGCCTCCTGACGTCAGGACCACATTGGAAAGCCATTGGCTTCCAACCCGCGATTTAATATGCAGCACGTATGAGAGGCGCGTCGTGTGACTACACCCCCGCGGAGCTAAATGCAGCGCACGGTGGTGATTCGcatgtgggggggtgggggggcggggacCCGAGCAGGGGTATAGCTACTGTACGTGTTGTGCAGCAACAGCGTTTCCTACTGAAATGTCATTCAAGGGAAGGCGAAGGGGGGGAATCCCCTCCTCACAGCCGCGCAAAAATGCGTGCGCGCCGCAGCCATCGATGCTCATTAGAGGTGAAGTCAACACCAACAGCATGCAGGCCAGGTTCTTTCGTGCACGCCCCCGTAAACATATGCCAAAGGTCCATACACAAGCATGTCAAGCCCGGTATGCTTGAAAGTACCAGCTTGCTTTACCGCATCTGAGTACAAACCAGAATCATTTTACGGCTATTCCGAACCCACAGTCCTGCAGAGAAGAATTATAGCTGTCAAATTCCATATCTTGGAAAAAAAGACTGCATCTGTCCCTACAAATTATGTGCTGGTGCATTGGTCGTGCACGCAATTAGGACGCACAGAACTTCTTATTCATACTTTAATCCGTTTCCATGTTTCCACGTGTGCAGTGGGGAAAAATGGTTCGCTTCTGCCAAATCTGAGCAGATGCTGTAAGATATTTGAGCATGAGATGTACAGCAAGCACAGCAATGGGAAAGAAAGGACTTGGAACCATTTGAAAGAACTATAATAGTATTTGTGAGTGATTATATTGCAGATCATTGAAAAGATCTTTGAACACAGGCTGGGTTAAAAGCTGGCACAGGGCCATTGGGCTATCATTTAACCCCAATCCTGCAGAGTTGCAACATTCGTGATGCATTACAAAGTGCAGGAGGGAAGAGGTTCATTATTCATTGTTCTTCCTAGATTAGCAGGGGGTGTGACGGCGGCTCTGTGCAATCTCACGTAAGACTTGAGGCCAGTGAGTGGAATCTTGCAGCTGAATGTCTTTGATTCTCAATCTTTACTCACCTATTTGCAGGCAGTTGCAAAACAACTGTTTACACGCAGATGCGTCCGGAAAGCCTCTCGCCTCCTGGCTGGAGAAACCCCCCGCAGCGCTGGAAGTGTATTTTGCACACAGAAGGCTCAGAAAGGACCGTTCGCAGCTGCAGACCGAGGCTGCACCCACATCTCGTTGCTCATGTGTATGTATGCATCTGGGTTTTATACCAGCCACCCACTTTCTTCAACACTGGAACATTCTTCAGCGTACAACAGCTTCCTTTTGTCTACATCACCCAGTTGAGAACAATTGCATCCTAGtgaggctgcaggctgcagcattGCATGGAGAATGTAGGATCCTTTCCTGCCTATCGCTATCTGCGTTTCTGGCCAGCGTTCTCATCAAACAGGGATTGTGTTAAGCTCGAGCCACAGCTGTGCATGAATCAGAATAATAATCCCCAAAGACAGTTTTTAACCCCATTCTCTGATACACTGTGTGATTCATCCTCAGTGGAAAGCTGCACTCTAGAAAATCCATTGAGGCTCATCGCCTCTCCAGACACGCCTACGGTGCATGCCGAGGAGCTGCGGCGGGCTgccccagtgctgccaggggcTCGTGATTGTATGTaagtgtgtctgcgtgcgtgtgtgtgaagtgcAGTGCTGAAGGGAGCTGACCTGGACAAGCACAGAGGTCATCGCGGATTGGTGTGCATCTCTGAACTCCCAGGGTGATGTTACCATGTGGCCGACCCAGCGCcgtcacacagcagcacagatttCACCTTCAAACCATGAAGAATCCGGGCTGTCACATCGGCACCCCGCGGGGAAGTTCCACCGACAGATGCAATCATACGTGCACGTTTAGTTCCCAAAGCATAGGAGGAATGAGATCACTGAGCGAGGGTGAGAGGAGACGATGAGTGGGAAGGCGAAGCGGGGCGgcggagggaggaaaaacaggcaGCGGGAAAAAACGTGACAAGTGGCAAATGGGCCGCAACGAGAAAAGAGACGGATAAAAAGTGACACAAAGCGCAGCTTCTCCGGCCGACGCCGGGAAATTTATGTCACGCCGCAAGATGCCAGCTCCATAGCTGAGCAACAACAGGCGCTCTTTTCAGTTTTGTCTGCCCGCTTCagattatttttgtatttactGCCAAGATTTACACAAATCCCTGAAAACTGGTTCTTTTTATGACCCACAGCGAGCATATGAGCGTTGGGGAAGAGTTATACTACCCTCCAATTTTAAGTGGATGagaaaaaaagttatttttgggACGGGCACACATGCCCGTGTGCCATATGCTGCGAGATCTGCTTTTTAACAAGGAGAACGAGGACGAGAGCAGACAGAAGTGACGAAAAAAAGACGGAACACTACATACGTGCACATTTATAAAGCATCTGATTGCTGTATGcaactcatcatcctcacaaTTGTAATCATAAAATGTGGCACAATTACACCTGCAAGCTAGTTTCGCATTTTATACGGAAGAAAAGACTATTATTGCAATGTCTGGTATCATTTTCTATATCCTTGGCGCTTCAGAAGTGCCATTTTCATTATGATGATGGATGCCTCTGCTATAGGAGCGCCATCATCTCCTCTGTGGCACAATCAAGACACAAGAGCTCTCATGTTCTCTAGAATGTATTATTTATTGAAGAGGAATGAATCcataatttcattttaaaccaaaaaaaaaaaaaccctccaattgCAGAGAAAAAGATAGATGATGGTGCACTCCAATCAACTTCCTACATCCCAGGCAGCCCAGCTCTTCTTCCAGACTACATTTTGCCCACTTCAGGCATGAACTCCATTGTTCATTCAGCCCCAGGTTAGAACCAGCAGTTCGCATTAGCGCCGGCGTTTACGCTGGCCTGAACGCTTTACCGCTGGCCTCCAACCGACAGGTTATGAGTCGCTAGattaaaaagcagcaaaacagaATGTCCTGTGCTGAACTCAGGGGACAGAGCCTGACCAGTTTTCCAGGAAACATTCAGGAAGTGCGAGTGGCTGCGAGTGGCAGGTCACGCCGGAGCGATTTCCGCTGCATGGAGCGGAAGGATGTTGGCTCCAGGAGGGACAGGATTTGCGTCGCAGGCTTGGGTCTTTGGTGAATTCGGAGAGCCGGGTGAGGACTTGCGGGACCCTGAGAGGGGACAGGGTGACTCACTCAACAACTGGAACCGTGTAAACGTCTCCACTGCAAAACCAAATGCATTTAACGCTGCAGTGGTGTCTCATTAATGTGACTGTTATACACCGACAGAGCGTGAGGGAGTTAGAGCGCAATCACACAACCACGATATCATTAATACACAGTTATATAACATGTTAGAATTGAGGCTTTTACGAGCATCCCCTAGCTAGCATATTTACAGCTGGAAGATGATCCCTAGGGGAAATATGGGCTTCATTCCTATATAATATGTAGTCAAGACTGTGCAATAACAGTATGAAAAATGAAAGCGCAACATCTGAGACACACGTGAGCTGTAGGTCGATCCTATATTTAAATCGTTAGTGCTTTTGggtcacaggaggaggagatgtgggCACCATTAAAGGCCATCGGCTCGACTGATCCACAGCTATCAGCCAAAGAGGCGACTCTGTCCTTGTCTGGCCTCTGCAAACACATATagacacagtctcacacacgctgTAATTCACATTTAAGccgctgccatggcaacctgcCTCCATCACCCAAAGAAAATTGGAGAGGGCCgcaaatataaacacaaacaaaggaaaagagagGCACGCGCACAAAGGGTGGCTCCGCGTTCTAATCAAGAAAAGATTGTTGTTCTCTGCACCATTAAACTGGGACCCAAAGACATCAAATCTGCAGCACCTCCTGTTCCTTCCAGTTTAAGAGGAGAGCAGTCCGAAAGGTTCGGTTCCCGCACGGCGCTCTGAGGCTGTAAAGTGGGCAGCTATAAAGTTCAGCCGATGTTGATGAAGTGCTGGCGAGGAGATCGCTTTGCTGCTGCGCTTTGTCATTTCAGCCCGGCTTCCTGCCTGCGGTGCTGGTTCGTCTCAAATGACAAGAGCAGCGTCTGGGATAGTAGCCACCACCACCGCAAACTGGAAGGTCTACACACAAAAATGTCTGTTTAATCACATtactgtgggtgtgtgtctcagaCGTCCGCGTTGAAGGCGGCGGGGATAACTGCAGcacttctaaaaaaaaaaaatactttactTCATCCTGAGTGCTTCGAAAACAGCAGAGACAAAAGGATCCCGGGGCAGACGGTTAGAGAGGGGAGGGTGAAACTATACGTTATTTAGTTATGCAGTTTCAGGAAGTATGACTACGTCATTTCTTCACATGATGCAGCTGTAATAAATGGCCCCCTCCAAAGGCCCGAGCCTTGGGCAAAATGGTCTCAACTCTGACAGAAGCCAACAaggagggtggacagagggagagagaaacgggGGAGTGGAGGGCCGGCGATTATTGTCACAGtaagcaacattagcagcattagctaTGACAGTAATGATCTGTTTCGACCATATCTGCCTAGCAGACGCTGGCACACTAGCGATGCCTGCAGCCATCGGTGCTGCACACGGGTCAGCGTGTTTAGCATACGATTAGAGCCTTGCTGTCTGCAGTCACTGCAGGCAACGACGGGAAGGGAGGATAACTCCTCAAACACTGCAACTGTGCCTTTTGCCATATTTTTATGGCCCTACCTTGATAACCAGTTGCTAGCTACTCTGAGGGTCTATCAGTCATGTGAGTTCTTTGGATAAATAACATTTCTCCATTAAAACCCTGCCACATTCAACAAATGTTACATATACAGATCataaaatgaaagaagaaaaaaaacttcatATTGAAATGCATCTATTTGAGTAAATTACTTCTAATATGACTTTCTTTTACTGCAGGCTCTTCTAATGTTTTAATATTGAGGCCAGGCTGTTTAATTTCATTCTTCAAATTGCCTTAGAATAGGTCATTTAGCCCGTGATATCAAGAGGCCGGGCTGTGTCTGGCTGTGGAAATCGCTTTGAAGAAGTCACAGATTGTCATTTCTGTAAAGTTTCGTAACGTCTGCCAGCCTGTTTCATCTTCAGATGCTGAATCATAAACAGCCTGAGCACTGATAGCGCAAGTTTCAGACCTTGTCTTCGtggttttgatgcattttttccccccctcctcgcACCCGTTGGCGTCACAGATCAGGAGATAAAGTCAAACATGGGACGAGCTCAGTTCCAGCTTTCCCCTCGGAACTTCGCCATAGTTTTAACAACTCTTGTTACTGCCTGATTATTGAAGGTCATCATCCGATGTCCCTGTGATTGGTCATCATCAGACTGTTAACAGTAAACACGGTCTGTtgaaaggacacacacacacacacacacacacacacacacacacacacacacacacacacacacacacacacacacattcactgaaGAAGGTGATCTTTAGAGGAGGAGAACAAAACCCTCGCCTCTGTTATTTACACACAGATTCACATTTCCATCTGAATTAATTTTCTACAAAATCTAATTACTCTTCCTCGCTTtcccctcacaaacacacatgcacgcacaggccacacacacacaagcacacacacgcagatacAAATAACACAAGCATGATGTAATTATTGCAGCTTTGGAAAATTCTACCCATTTCCTGCGGAGAAACAGCCTGCAAACGTGAAGCGCTGTTGCAGCATAATAGAAAACAATcgccaaaaaaaataaaatagttgCAATAAAATGAATTATATTGCATTAgacaaaacagaggaaatgtgtAATGtgatctgaaaaaaaaaataatttcgcCATCAGGTTCAAAAAGGAAAACGGGACATGGCGCTCGTCCTATCGCATCATTACATCTTCGCTAGCAAAAACAGATGTTAGCGGGTTAGCGGATCATTTGTTTGCCAGTGGAAAGGGCCTTATGTGAATTTGGCTGCAATGAGCCACTTTTGGATAAATCACACTGATTATCACAAGAAGGAAATGTGATTACAATTAAGCAGATTTCGCTTCAGTATAAAGGCTGAAGAACCACAACAATGCCAGCGGTTTTGATGTTCGCTGGTgacaagagaagaaagagggacTGTAACAACAACAGCGGCTTCATTAATTAGGACGATTATGATGTTAACAATGGTGACTGGAAGGGACCAGATGAGCTTATGCATTTCAATCTCCTTTGTTTTCCAGTAAAATATCACAAaagcctgcagacacaaacaaggccctttaatgcctgctccccctTCTGGTAACGCTCTCATCTGGGCTGCTGCTCTGTATCAGATACGCCACATATTGACTGCCTGTAAGAGATGTTGCTGTGTAAATTACTTTGGGGATGCAGTTTTGTATTATTGCTCTGAAATGGGCCAGCGGGCCGCGGTTGTATAAAGTCCAACTGACGGCTTCCTACCACCTGTGCAATATGTCCAGGTGACCTCTGTAATAACTGTCAAAGAAATGAGGGAGGGAGCCAGAAAGCAATCTCTTCAGACAGCGATAGTGTCACATTTTGGAGATGCAGAAAACAAAAGGGAGGGGAATGgaagaaaatatcaaatattatGCAGCCACGGACCAGGCGCAGCAGGGTAATAAGCCTTTCACTGTGTCTCCGTTTCAACACTTCGGGGTATCTGATGCGACAGCGAATCTTAAgattgcttcttttttcccaCCTGGTTTTGCGCCTTGCATCTTGTCGCTCTGTTATTGTTGAGTTTTGGTCCGTATTTTGAGTTAAAAGGCGAATGAAAAgtgaaagcagcagctgcatgatcGCGTCCAGAATCGGGAACTTTGCAGTTCCTGTGCACGTAGCTCAGTTCCTCCAGCTCATTACGCAAGCATGACGCGCTGAATTATAGTGGAACAGTGTCAAATTTCCTCTGAATATCCATCGGCTCATCTTCACATACTGCTGAGTTGCCTTTAAAAGAtcaaagctttttatttatttatatatatattaaactgGGAtggaagaggtttttttttttttttttgcacagcGCTCACTCTgctccattgtgtgtgtgtgtgtgtgtgtgttggggcgaACGAACAAACCCACTCTGAGCCAGCCCCTGGTCCCGTCTCTGTGTTAGAATGAATCTGACTCAGGCTTTCACAGGAATGAATGGCTAGTGCCGGCCCACTCCGCTCCCCTCACATGGCCCACTGCCAGGACTCTAATTTAAGCTCCAGGCCTTCCATTGAGAGTAGGGGAGTGCAGAGGAAGCCTAGCCCAGGCCCAAGTGCAGCGGGTGGGGGGAGAGTGCTGGGCCCTGCTCCCTAGAGTGGAATTGATGGCTGTTAAGCTCATCAATGGGGATGAGTCATGTGAGGCAGCCAGCCGTTTACTCCTACTGGCCTGGCTGCCTGCACAGGAGGAGTAGAAAAACCCTGCTTTTACCTGCTCTCAGCGGCTCTTTGGTGTCTTTCAGGAACAGAATAATAAGCAACCTTCTCCTTAGTGTGAGACTGATTTACTGCTGGAAAGCACCGTTGAATCAAAGTGCCCACATCCAACGCCCTCCTCTCAGggctcctgcacatctgtggctgtctgtgtctgtttagTAACGAGTTCCATATCAGTCTAATTCTCAAAGGTCAAAAGCTTTTAGGCAGCCAGCAGTGGGCTGATGACAGTTGGCTGAACATGCATCTGATTCCATTTGGGCTGGTTTCGGTTTCAAAGCCTCCCACCTTCCTGTCTCATAATCACTCCTACAGATTCTCAAATCAATTCCGGCCCCCGGCTTGGACTGAGATGACTTCAGATCAACACTCGCCAATTGTCCCGCTTCTTAAAAGAAAATGTGGCCTTTGGAGGATGTTGGGTGACCGCACAGTCCTCTCCTGGTGGTTGGAAGAGCGGCCGCAAACTTT
Protein-coding sequences here:
- the trib2 gene encoding tribbles homolog 2; translated protein: MNLQRSTPINISRYGRSRHKSHDFEELSCLRTTESSQSFSPNLGSPSPPETPDSSHCISRIGDYLLLEPLEGDHVFRAAHLHSGEELVCKVFDVGRYQESLAAYFALGQHQHINQILEILLGDTRAYVFFERSYGDMHSFVRTSKKLREDEAARLFYQIASAVAHCHDNGLVLRDLKLRKFVFKSEDRSLVKLESLEDTYILDGHDDSLSDKHGCPAYVSPEILNANGSYSGKAADVWSLGVMLYTILVGRYPFHDVEPGSLFSKIRRGHFNIPEALTPKAKCLIRSILRREPTERLTSREILEHPWFASSGAAGGAVAHGRGEREQEQMVPEVNMEEELEQFFS